The following proteins are encoded in a genomic region of Montipora foliosa isolate CH-2021 chromosome 10, ASM3666993v2, whole genome shotgun sequence:
- the LOC137973035 gene encoding histone H1-delta-like yields the protein MSESPKKTPAKAKKPAKPAEHPKYIEMIKAALASLKERSGSSRQAIDKYIKANYKVGDNVAVHLKMALKKGVASGVLVQPKGTGASGSFKLNKDVKEVKPKKKPAKKPAAKKPAAKKPKAAAKKPKKPAAKKAAAKKTAAKKPAKKPAAKKPVAKTKPAKKTPTKKPAAKKAPKKKSSSKKPAKK from the coding sequence ATGTCTGAATCGCCGAAGAAAACTCCTGCCAAGGCAAAGAAACCAGCAAAGCCCGCTGAGCATCCAAAATACATCGAGATGATCAAAGCCGCGCTCGCTTCTTTGAAGGAACGCAGTGGTTCGTCTCGGCAAGCCATCGACAAGTACATCAAAGCGAACTACAAGGTCGGCGATAATGTTGCTGTTCACTTAAAAATGGCTCTTAAGAAAGGTGTAGCGAGTGGAGTTCTAGTTCAGCCCAAGGGTACAGGAGCCTCGGGATCCTTCAAGCTCAACAAGGATGTGAAAGAAGTAAAACCCAAGAAAAAGCCCGCCAAGAAACCCGCAGCGAAAAAACCGGCCGCGAAGAAGCCGAAGGCAGCTGCCAAGAAACCGAAAAAGCCTGCAGCAAAGAAAGCAGCGGCGAAAAAGACAGCGGCTAAGAAACCAGCTAAGAAGCCAGCTGCTAAAAAACCAGTCGCGAAGACGAAGCCAGCGAAGAAGACGCCGACGAAGAAACCCGCTGCGAAGAAGGCGCCGAAGAAAAAATCCTCATCAAAGAAGCCCGCCAAGAAGTGA
- the LOC137972602 gene encoding histone H3, with product MARTKQTARKSTGGKAPRKQLATKAARKSAPATGGVKKPHRYRPGTVALREIRRYQKSTELLIRKLPFQRLVREIAQDFKTDLRFQSSAVMALQEASEAYLVGLFEDTNLCAIHAKRVTIMPKDIQLARRIRGERA from the coding sequence ATGGCCCGTACCAAGCAAACCGCTCGAAAATCAACCGGAGGGAAAGCTCCACGCAAACAACTTGCGACAAAAGCCGCTCGTAAGAGCGCTCCTGCTACTGGTGGAGTCAAGAAACCTCACCGATATCGGCCTGGAACAGTTGCTCTTCGTGAGATCCGTCGTTACCAGAAGTCCACCGAGCTGTTGATCCGCAAACTGCCTTTCCAGCGTCTTGTGCGAGAAATCGCCCAGGATTTCAAGACCGATCTGCGTTTCCAGAGCTCTGCTGTGATGGCTCTTCAAGAAGCAAGCGAAGCCTACCTCGTTGGTCTATTTGAAGACACCAATTTGTGCGCCATTCATGCCAAGCGTGTCACCATCATGCCCAAAGATATTCAGTTGGCTCGCCGAATCCGGGGAGAGCGAGCATAA
- the LOC137973583 gene encoding phosphoglycerate kinase 1-like, translating into MSFNKLSIASVDCKEKRVLMRVDFNVPLKGKEITNNQRIVAALQSIRHCLDNGAQSVVLMSHLGRPDGRVAEKYSLAPVVDELNKLLKKDVKFLPDCVGPEVEEACLSPSPGSVILLENLRFHVEEEGKGVDSDGNKVKASKEDVGKFCASLAKLGDIYVNDAFGTAHRAHGSMVGVNLPIKAAGFLMQKELVYFSKAMENPERPYLAILGGAKVADKILLIENLLDKVDDMIIGGGMAYTFVKVLHNMEIGKSLFDEDGSKIINKICDKAKEKGVKIHLPTDFVAASKFADDADTASATLESGIPADWMGLDIGPESLKKFQEVVMKAKTIVWNGPMGVFEMSKFEVGTKGIMDAVVAATKSGTVSIIGGGDTATCCAKYGTENLVSHVSTGGGASLELLEGKTLPGVAALSDA; encoded by the exons ATGTCGTTCAACAAATTGTCCATAGCTTCTGTAGATTGTAAAGAAAAGCGCGTTTTGATGCGCGTTGACTTCAATGTGCCTCTTAAGGGAAAGGAAATTACCAACAACCAACGCATCGTGGCAGCTTTGCAGAGTATTCGCCACTGCTTAGATAATGGCGCACAGAGTGTGGTGTTGATGAGCCATCTGGGACGCCCAGATGGTCGTGTTGCAGAGAAGTATTCCTTGGCTCCTGTTGTTGATGAACTGAACAAGCTCTTGAAGAAGGATGTGAAATTTCTTCCCGACTGTGTAGGCCCTGAAGTGGAAGAGGCCTGTCTGTCCCCTAGCCCTGGTTCAGTGATTTTGCTGGAAAACCTGCGTTTTCATGTCGAAGAAGAAGGCAAAGGTGTTGACAGTGATGGGAACAAAGTTAAAGCAAGTAAGGAGGACGTTGGCAAGTTCTGCGCATCCTTGGCAAAGCTAGGAGACATTTATGTCAATGATGCCTTTGGGACGGCCCATCGCGCCCATGGTTCCATGGTTGGTGTCAATTTGCCAATAAAAGCTGCAGGATTTCTTATGCAGAAGGAACTGGTGTATTTCTCTAAGGCAATGGAGAATCCCGAGCGACCATACCTGGCTATCCTAGGAGGAGCTAAAGTCGCAGACAAGATTTTGCTTATAGAGAACCTGCTTGATAAAGTAGACGACATGATCATTGGTGGTGGAATGGCGTATACATTTGTGAAAGTACTTCACAATATGGAGATTGGAAAGTCTCTCTTTGACGAAGATGGGTCCAAAATCATTAATAAGATCTGtgataaagcaaaagaaaagggaGTGAAGATTCACTTACCAACAGATTTTGTTGCCGCCAGTAAATTTGCAGATGATGCTGATACTGCCAGTGCAACTCTTGAATCTGGGATTCCTGCCGACTGGATGGGCTTAGACATTGGACCAGAGAGTCTCAAGAAATTTCAAGAGGTGGTGATGAAAGCAAAAACCATTGTTTGGAATGGTCCCATGGGTGTGTTTGAGATGTCAAAATTTGAGGTAGGAACCAAAGGTATCATGGATGCAGTTGTTGCAGCCACAAAAAGTGGTACAGTATCCATTATTGGCGGTGGTGATACAGCTACTTGCTGTGCTAAGTATGGAACAGAGAATCTTGTCAGCCATGTCAGCACTGGAGGTGGAGCTTCTTTGGAGCTTTTGGAAG GTAAAACTCTTCCTGGAGTAGCTGCCTTATCAGATGCCTGA